The stretch of DNA cggtaagatgcgggaacagggacataatgccggtaatatgaagaagcaaggacataatgccggtaatatgaagaagggcataatgccggtaatatgaaggaacagggacataatgcagataatatgaaggaacagggacataatgccggtaatttgaaggaacagggacataatgccggtaatatgaaggaaaagggacataatgcctgtaatatgaaggaatagggacataatgccggtaatatgaaggaacagggacataatgccggtaatatgaaggaacagggacataatgcctggaagatgagggaacagggacatattaccggcattgtgtccctgtaaCCTCCTacataggacataatgcctgtaatatgaaggaacagggacgtaatgcctgtaatatgaaggaacagggacgtaatgccggtaatatgaaggaacagggacataatcctggtaatatgaaagaacagggccataatgcctgtagtatgaaggaacagggacataattccggtaatatgaagaagcaaggacataatgcctgtaatatgatgaaacagggacataatgccggtaatatgaagaaggacataatgccggtaatatgaaggaacagggacatgatgcctgtaatatgaaggaacagggacataatccctgtaatatgaagcaacagggacataatgcttggaagatgagggaacagggacatatgaccggcattgtgtccctgtaaCCTACTAcataggacataatgccagtaatatgagaggacagggacataatgccagtaatatgagggaacagggacattaagccggtcacatgagaggacagggacataatgccggtaatatgagaggacagggacataatgccagtaatatgagggaacagggtcataatgccggtcacatgagaggacagggacataatgccagtaatatgaggggacagggacattatgccggtcatatgagaggacagggacataatgccagtaatatgaggggacagggacattatgccggtcacatgagaggacagggacataatgccggtaatatgaaggaacagggacaatatgccggtcacatgagaggacagggacataatgccggtaattagggAACGATACGGATGTAATAAAGACGTGTTACAGGTTTGTACGTCACCACCTTTATACTGGAGATTGGTAGCGGACGTTGGAATTGTGCGTTTCACGGTATCGTTGGATAGAGAAGAATCAGCCCGTGCAGCCCGCAGATAACAAGATCCTAATGCAGCAGCAGCTCTGCGCTATCACACCCGGGAATGTCCCCCCATATCCTGCAGCATGAAGGAGCGGCTGCACGGACTGAACGACTCTTCCAGACATGGGAGACCAGCGGGAATAAAGACATGCGCACGAATAAGCACAAGATGGAGGCGGCAGCTCTGTTGTAGACCTGGTGGGGGCTCTTAGAAGAGCCTTTGGGTTCTTACTGCAGGGACGGGGCACATTACTTGGAGCCTAATGAGAAGAATCCGCCGCTGCTGCTTTATTCCTGCTCCATTCGAGTTCAGGCGGGAGATGTTCTTATTGGAAGAGACGGAGGAGGGGGCGTGGTGTTATCTGCGAGTCTATAGAAATATTCTACTTCCTCATTGGCTACAGTGTCTGGCGTTGAATACAAGTTTTAGATGCGGCCAATCAGAGAAGAAGCCCTCTTCTCCATCTGGGTATAAGAAGTGACGGTCGGAGCGCAGCCGTTAGATCTGATCAGATTATAGAGATGTCTGGAAGAGGAAAGCAAGGAGGCAAAGTGCGGGCTAAAGCCAAGACCCGCTCATCCCGGGCAGGACTTCAGTTCCCTGtcggtcgtgtgcacagacttCTCCGCAAGGGCAACTACGCTCAGAGGGTCGGCGCCGGCGCTCCGGTCTACCTGGCCGCTGTGCTGGAATATCTGACCGCTGAGATCCTGGAGCTGGCCGGAAATGCCGCCCGGGACAACAAGAAGACCCGAATTATCCCCCGTCACCTGCAGCTGGCTTTGCGCAATGACGAGGAGCTCAAAAAGCTGCTGGGTGGTGTGACCATCGCTCAGGGAGGCGTCCTGCCCAACATCCAGGCCGTTCTGCTGCCCAAGAAGACCGAGAGCAGCAAAAGCGCCAAGAGCAAGTGAGCGCCGCTTATCCACATTtaaccacaaaggctcttttaagaGCCGCCCACGTGATCCTTAGAACAGAGCTCTCACCGCTGATCTCCGATATGTAAACGTTCTGCGCCAGATAAGTGGCTCTGCTTGTACAGAGATCTAGCCATATGTATTCATGTACCGCGGGTTTCACATTGAAGAGGAAGCCGTACGGTCGGTGTGTGTAGAACTTCTGCATTACTCATGACCTACACATTCACTACTGCCTCGTGCagatggtggcgctgtcctcattggtgcactaactatactgtacaggacacattaatagtacaactactccagtgattcATGTTCATGATCTACAACTCGCCCCCGACTACATAGTGTCTTAAATTATATCTTCCAGTCTCAAGAGCTTTGTCACAATTCGGTCCTCCTGgagtataaccaccatcatcccaggTGTTTAGGCTAAGATTCCTTCCCCGCGTCATGTACGGATAAGAGCAGTTcctaaactacaaaggagaactcCTACGAGGGGTCTGcggcaatgtgagcttgaaactctgaacaaataaataccaagtccggcagagtaaaaagtaaatttagattaaaagttactattaaaatacaaaccacacagctcttcaaggtagagtttgagaagctgcataatataccctcctgctactttgcctaaatggtgagcaaatagaaatgtttctacctaaaatggcagaaaacacaccattttggagatggaaaggacggctagaggggaaatggaggaggccgtagttttttaattacatttttttcattggtgttttttttttccatttgctaacgatttagtcaaagtagctcaaaagtaaatgtctttataatacatgatattgtaaagtaatgtaatgggaaattttggcgcatgcccgttttgagtaaaaatgttagctttttgagacattatgctgttttcgcgtcttttcagctagtaagtcgggaccagcgggagagcagatctcctgcatgacatatttaatttacacctgcggatattatagctgacatctatgctaactggtgtagatgtcagtttgtgcagcactgacaacccaagttgcgccatatttattcagagctgtgggcttcttggagtatgttcacattcaattttttcttttcgtcagaggtatgcgttgggagaagtctctacgtatacctccaacggaaggctgtataggcatagagtgggatatatcacctgaactccccgggcacagcgttactttaagcactaggctcggaaagcccctgacgttagcaacgctctgactggggattctgctcctagggaagcccctgacaacactgtccataaatggacactgacgttaggagctttaagatgccaaaatcctaggccagaacactggcattgcactggctggggattccactcctggagggagcccctgacgtcactgtccatatatggattctgctcctggaggatcccttgatgttacggtctgtacatagacagtgacattaggggctttgtaatgtgagaattccaagt from Rhinoderma darwinii isolate aRhiDar2 chromosome 11 unlocalized genomic scaffold, aRhiDar2.hap1 SUPER_11_unloc_16, whole genome shotgun sequence encodes:
- the LOC142698013 gene encoding histone H2A type 1-like, which produces MSGRGKQGGKVRAKAKTRSSRAGLQFPVGRVHRLLRKGNYAQRVGAGAPVYLAAVLEYLTAEILELAGNAARDNKKTRIIPRHLQLALRNDEELKKLLGGVTIAQGGVLPNIQAVLLPKKTESSKSAKSK